TTCTATAAATATTGCACTTTACTGGAACTGGTACGATAACGTCACAGTGCACATAACTGTGCAAACAAAATACTGACATCAAGCCGTGAACAGTTCCTCCAGGCTACTAGTTTTGCTGGCACAAGCACAccctttttataaataaaaacattttttttttctttttgtagaatGATTTACAATAGTACAAAATGACTCACTTAAGAGTCTTGAGACATCAGTACATTCAAAACCAGATCTGCAAATGTGAATGTAGAGCAGTCATTCCAGCAAAACTCAGTGCAACAAAAGAGTCTTCATGAGGTTTAGTTTTACTTCTCGTCTTTGGTAGAGGTTTCCATTCGACGATCTTTTGCACTGTGTGCTGAGAACACAATGAACCACACCCCATCGGAAATGTCATTTCTTTGGAAAGTTAACCACTTTTGTTTGATGACGCACAATTTCACCagttaaatgtaaatacttCCTTCTGCTCTGAGAGCATACCGTCACTCCCTGGTGAGTCAAAGGCTCAGTGGGCATTCATGCACCGTCTTTAAGTCACATGTGCATTTGACTGATAAATAGCTTAGGTCCCATATTCCAGGACATTTGAGCTGCAGTTCAAATGTTCTTGTAGATATTCATGATCCCATTGGCTCTTCTGTTATATTATTTAGAACTATGACCTCCCTGGATGATGGAAAatacaacagaaagaaaaggaaggaaacaaacaaacaaacattagtAAACATTGTCAGTGATTCCCATCCTGTCCTAGTAGACAGGTCATGTTGCAAATAATGTCATAAGCTTTTTGTCATCAGTATGTCTACTTTGGTACAATTGTTTTATATGACCAAATAATTGTATTATGGgtgtattcaaataaaaaaatactcacTCTACAATGTGTTGTTCTACTGGccctaggaaaaaaaaaacaaaaaaacagtagaaCAGACAATGAGTTTCCTTTTTGGATATTATAGTGGATCAAAGAGGTGTATGTGCAAATATGTGTTAAACTTTCAAGATTTCATGAGAAATACCTTTGTCAGTACCTGTTGTTCTGTTCTTCAACCAGCAAAACATAAACAGGCCAAACGCCAAAAGCGAACAAATAACAGTTGCAACTATCACAGTAGAACTGAATTTGTAAGATGGGTCGGGAGGGACCTTAGAAGAaccttcagaagaaaaaaaaataacattagagTCTGAAATGTGTTCTGAAAAGTCATCTTTGAGTGCAAGTCTGGAACTTTTAATCCAGACTTGcattggccaaaaaaaaaaaaaaaatattattattattttttttgcccaaTTAGTCAGCTtccacaaaaagagaaaaacattccAAGTGTGgagtttttatgtaaaatatgttcTGCTTCAAAACCCAAGTATAGGGAGTTATTACAAAATAATGGGGACACACATTTTAATCTCAGCTGAGGAAGTCAGTGCTCAAAAGCTTAGGAAATAAAGGATGAGTAAATTGTTGGGGTTCCCTGTGGTGTATTTCTACAGCTGCTGGTCTGTTACACTTTTATATTCACTAATGGTTTTGTCAACACTGAACAGCAGGTTCAGTTCTCTGAAAAACCCAACTGAAACTGTCCATACTGAACTAAAACAAGATCTAATCATGACCCAAACTAGGCTTGTATAAAGAAGATCCTTTAGGGGAGAACGTGTAGCTAATCatttatatctatttttaaagatgaaGGCATATGTTCCCCCAGGTTTGTGATCTGAGAgatcaaaaaacaaatcagcagTTTAAACTCaaccaaactttaataaaatgcaaaagataTCTTTCGGAGATCAGACAGAAAATTCTGATTACTCGCAATTATATAGATTTAAGCCACACGTTAAGCCgcaaacaaacagtttttctggAATATTACTGCTCCGCCTGCTTGCATAACTAATGATTTTAGATACATTTAACAGTTTCGGTTTTATGACTCATACTTCCTAATTATGAGTTATTTCAGAGATTTTGTAGCAGAACTTGAAACCGCATTATATCTGATTCAGTCGAGCTGACCACCGCAGGAATGTGTGCACATAATccagaaaaacagcagagccTTGACATTGTGTCATTATAACAGATCATACTCAGCTAATCAATATAAGCTTCAATATCTGCTGACCAACATATTGCAATTAAATAATAAGTGTAATCTGAAACTTAAGTATATTAATgcatttattgtaattattcAGCATGTTAGACACATATTTTAGCTCTTTTAAGTTCCTTCCAAAATTTCGTACACTTCAATAGTTTCACACTTTGTCATGAGACactcaaataagtaaaattatttctttgcgATTTTATGATTGAGCAACAAAAAGCAATGTATAATCTTGAAGCTCAAATCGAAAGAAAGCATCACTTAgacaaataaacacaagaatATCCTGAGTAAGTAGAGTAACCATTTGCATTCATTACCCTCAAGTCAACACTTTGTATCATCACCTTTCACTGCATTTACAGCTGTAAGGCTTTTTTTTGGTCTGTCTCTAACAACTTATCTTGAGTCTTATTTCtacaaaacagctaaaactcagtcagattgttTAAAGGTTGTCTATTGCATCTATCAAGAAATTGCTGATTGGATTTTTGACTGAATTTACGTCATATTTTTTGGCTAACCCATTCAATCATATGAGTATATTTAATCTAAACAATTCCATTGTATCCACTTTAAGAGTTTTTGTCCTGTTGGAGGGTGAACCTCCATCTCGTCATTTTTTCCTATGGGATGTCCTGAGTTAGGCTCATTCTCATAGTGGCTGACTATTGTTTTTCCTACTCTTACGTAAACAGTTTTGTCTTGGTAGGGTTGCATTTGTGCCATACATTTAGTGGGGAAATATGcgtggttttagtttttctcttgaAAGCAGAAACATTCTGTGTTGCATCTATTTAGAATTCTCCAACATAAATCTGTACGAAGGTTGTTTGACTGCTGAGACAGTCAAACAACCTGCTCTCAGTCCAAAAGAAGACACTTTTCCAGTAAGATTGTGCAAAAACCTCCCACACATATCccataaaaagtaaacaaatgtaCAGAGGAATTTTCATTGGTTACTCACTTCCTAAAACTTGCCAAGTGACTAAAAGTGGAAGACAGTGTAGAGAAAATAACTCACTATCTTGTTTCAATTGAGGACTTACACACTGAGACGGTCTCTGAGGTGAACAGGTCCACAGAGCAGGATACCTTCACTTCATCAACAGAGCAGTTGAAATTTGCAGTGCTGGAGATGCTAACCAACTCTTCTCTGGGAGGACTTTCATCGTTAAAGAGAATCTTCCACATTTCCCTGTTGATATTTCCAGGAACGTTCCACTTCATCTGTTTTCCTGATAACCCATTATGTGAGTGACATGTCACATTACATTCGGATGGGATGCCACTTTCTTCTTTACATTTGACTGTGATTTCTGGCTTACTGAAGAAAGCTGCAAGAATGGCAGATGATAAAACGTGAGGTtgacaaacaaattaaactacAGCTTTCGATTTATTATAATCATAAATATACATTAATTATGAGGATGAAATGtcacaaaatcaaaaactggaaacactggttcatgtttttatgtgaaacatttcataGAGTTtgcattcaaagaaaaaaattaaaagaagagaaaatgaaaggaaaagaaagtcCTCTTTAAAACAGACAATCCTCATTTCTCACTTAAAACACATTCCCTACTCCTCAAAACATCCCTATAACTTTCTGAAGAATAGACAGTAAAATAAAGGCTCAACCATTGTTCTAGGGGTCTGTAGATAACAGTTCACCTATCCTGACAGCTCACCTCCAGCGTTTGGTTTGATATTTCCAGGTTTATCCCCCACCATCAAGAATGAAACATACTTACATAAAATAAGCAACAGTGAGACAGACATTAATGTTAAAAACTTGCCTACCTGTGACATTAAGATACATATGGATCTTGACGGGATATCCACTTGCATCATCTTTATACATATAATAACAATAGTAGTCCCCACTGTCAGATAGGTTTAGTCCATTGATGTGCATCATTGTGTAGTTTTGATCCATT
Above is a window of Xiphophorus hellerii strain 12219 chromosome 18, Xiphophorus_hellerii-4.1, whole genome shotgun sequence DNA encoding:
- the cd80/86 gene encoding cluster of Differentiation 80/86 isoform X1, coding for MASRIWQTLLEPRLLLLLHLAVKIIGLRSADVGHSPATVYHGLVGGNVTFYCPVAQKSPLQFLYFQKVVAGEPIFCNGYHSSKRLPTPIPNTEMDQNYTMMHINGLNLSDSGDYYCYYMYKDDASGYPVKIHMYLNVTAFFSKPEITVKCKEESGIPSECNVTCHSHNGLSGKQMKWNVPGNINREMWKILFNDESPPREELVSISSTANFNCSVDEVKVSCSVDLFTSETVSVCSSKVPPDPSYKFSSTVIVATVICSLLAFGLFMFCWLKNRTTGTDKGPVEQHIVEEVIVLNNITEEPMGS
- the cd80/86 gene encoding cluster of Differentiation 80/86 isoform X2, which codes for MASRIWQTLLEPRLLLLLHLAVKIIGLRSADVGHSPATVYHGLVGGNVTFYCPVAQKSPLQFLYFQKVVAGEPIFCNGYHSSKRLPTPIPNTEMDQNYTMMHINGLNLSDSGDYYCYYMYKDDASGYPVKIHMYLNVTAFFSKPEITVKCKEESGIPSECNVTCHSHNGLSGKQMKWNVPGNINREMWKILFNDESPPREELVSISSTANFNCSVDEVKVSCSVDLFTSETVSVCSSKVPPDPSYKFSSTVIVATVICSLLAFGLFMFCWLKNRTTGPVEQHIVEEVIVLNNITEEPMGS